One window of the Mytilus galloprovincialis chromosome 14, xbMytGall1.hap1.1, whole genome shotgun sequence genome contains the following:
- the LOC143058952 gene encoding uncharacterized protein LOC143058952, with protein sequence MMNNSPRYCNNSAIHMKCCHSCALYLKTSTASKPSSTYTNNVETTSYTEPVSTSSVPPLTLGVDDQCQSILGAGSFFCRELYQGDFTSICKTMWCSNPANSSSCGSASALDGTLCGNIKWCMSGICTKDSKAPSGDESCLYGDVFGPVSSNGWSCTDVVTNSPKDCHLVQVECCHSCALYLKTTSVAQLKNTTNDRGSSLDSSILSDPLEHTTVVVFPSLSDQASQSDSSKIPHPISISEQHQATISGIPKPSQTIYEYRSSSYVLPLHSSNMPIGHQVPSLSDHVQTYTTFDQATFPNSIVSSKSSKHTPPERSYMPSSSTRYSVNSLAVLLSSDTLQSTNNNMIQSTDIIMPTQTIYVQPSFSITNNVSFPSSQIQITASTATTTQLTTTTSRIDVINVDSGAVTHTQKEVISLLTIKVSILIYLL encoded by the exons ATGATGAACAATTCTCCTAGATATTGTAATAACAGTGCCATTCATATGAAGTGTTGTCATTCTTGTGCATTATATCTAAAAACTTCAACTGCCTCAAAACCCTCGTCAACTTATACAAATAATGTTGAAACAACTAGTTATACAGAACCCGTTTCAACCAGCAGCGTGCCACCACTTACATTGGGTGTGGACGACCAATGTCAAAGTATTTTAGGAGCAGGATCGTTTTTTTGCCGA GAACTATATCAAGGAGACTTTACATCCATTTGCAAGACAATGTGGTGCTCAAATCCCGCTAATTCATCATCATGTGGGTCAGCTTCAGCATTAGATGGAACCTTATGTGGGAATATCAAG TGGTGTATGTCTGGAATATGCACCAAGGATTCGAAAGCACCTTCAGGAGACG aatcatGTCTGTATGGAGATGTTTTTGGACCAGTATCTTCTAACGGCTGGTCATGTACAGATGTAGTAACCAACTCTCCAAAAGATTGCCATCTCGTACAAGTTGAATGTTGTCATTCTTGCGCATTATATTTAAAAACCACATCAGTTGCACAGCTAAAAAATACAACTAATGACCGTGGTAGCTCGCTTGACAGTTCCATATTGAGTGATCCATTGGAGCACACAACAGTCGTTGTTTTTCCTTCATTAAGTGACCAGGCGTCTCAGTCTGATAGTAGTAAAATACCACATCCAATTAGCATTTCTGAACAGCATCAGGCAACTATATCAGGTATACCAAAACCGAGCCAAACTATCTACGAATATCGTTCGTCTAGTTACGTGCTACCCCTCCACAGCAGTAATATGCCAATAGGTCATCAAGTGCCATCTTTAAGCGATCACGTGCAGACCTACACTACTTTTGATCAGGCAACTTTTCCCAACAGTATAGTGTCATCGAAATCCAGCAAACACACGCCTCCAGAAAGGAGTTATATGCCTTCATCTTCTACCAGATATTCTGTAAATAGTTTAGCAGTATTGTTGAGTAGTGATACACTACAATCTACTAACAATAATATGATACAATCTACTGACATTATTATGCCAACTCAAACGATTTACGTGCAACCATCTTTTTCAATAACAAACAACGTCTCATTTCCTTCTTCACAAATCCAAATAACAGCCTCGACAGCCACAACGACGCaattaacaacaacaacaagCAGGATTGATGTTATTAATGTTG attcTGGAGCAGTTACGCATACACAGAAAGAGGTCATAAGTCTTCTGACAATCAAAGTTTCCATATTAATATATctgttgtaa